In the Brassica napus cultivar Da-Ae chromosome A7, Da-Ae, whole genome shotgun sequence genome, one interval contains:
- the LOC106400358 gene encoding nitrate reductase [NADH], clone PBNBR1405 (The RefSeq protein has 12 substitutions compared to this genomic sequence): MATSVDNRHYPRLSSALNGGVVHSFKPPLVPSPSLDRDQDQSVNVPTEKSVDKTTKEDRFDSSDDEDESHNRYVSYYKEMVLKSNSDLEPTALDSRDESTGDKWIHRNSSMVRLTGKHPFNAEAPLPRLMHHGFITPVPLHYVRNHGGVPKAEWSDWSVEVTGLVKRPAGLTMEQLISEFPSREFPVTLVCAGNRRKEQNMVKQTIGFNWGSAGVSTSLWRGVALSDVLRRCGVYSKRGGALNVCFEGAEDLPGGGGSKYGTSIKKEMAMDPARDIILAYMQNGELLTPDHGFPVRVIIPGFIGGRMVKWLKRIIVTPQESDNYYHYKDNRVLPSYVDAELPNEESWWYRPEYIINELNINSVITTPGHEEILPINAFTTQKPYTLKGYAYSGGGKKVTRVEVTLDGGETWSVCELDHQEKPNKYGKFWCWCFWSLDVEVLDLLSAKEVAVRAWDESLNTQPEKLIWNLMGMMNNCWFRIKTNVCKPHRGEIGIVFEHPTRPGNQSGGWMAKERQIEKSSESHPTLKKSVSTPFMNTASKMYSMSEVRKHNSAESAWIIVHGHIYDCTRFLKDHPGGSDSILINAGTDCTEEFEAIHSDKAKKLLEDYRIGELITTGYDSSPNVSVHGGSSVMSLLAPIRQLAPTKNIALVNPREKVPVKLIEKTSISHDVRRFRFALPSEDQQLGLPVGKHIFLCATINDKLCLRAYTPTSTVDAVGYIDLVIKVYFKNVHPRFPNGGLMSQHPDSLPIGAVLDIKGPLGHIEYQGRGKFMVSGKPKFANKLAMLAGGTGITPIYQVIQSILSDPEDETEMFVVYANRTEDDILVREELEGWASKFPDRLKIWYVVEIAKEGWEYSTGFITEAVLREHVPEGLEGESLALACGPPPMIQFALQPNLEKMGYDIKEDLLIF, translated from the exons ATGGCAACCTCCGTCGATAACCGCCACTATCCCCGCCTCAGCTCCGCCCTAAACGGCGGCGTTGTCCACTCCTTCAAACCTCCTCTCGTCCCTTCCCCTTCCCTCGACCGTGACCAAGACCAGAGCGTCAACGTCCCAACCGAAAAATCCGTCGACAAAACCACCAAAGAAGACCGTTACGACTCCAGCGACGACGAGGACGAGAGCCACAACCGTTACGTCTCCTACTACAAGGAGATGGTCCTCAAATCCAACTCCGATCTAGAGCCGTCGGCTCTAGACTCGCGAGACGAATCTACGGCTGACAACTGGATCCACCGTAACTCCTCTATGGTGCGTCTCACTGGAAAACACCCCTTCAACGCCGAGGCTCCCCTCCCCCGCCTCATGCACCACGGCTTCATCACCCCCGTCCCCCTCCACTACGTCCGCAACCACGGCGGCGTCCCAAAAGCCGAGTGGTCGGACTGGTCCGTCGAGGTCACCGGGCTCGTCAAGCGCCCGGTGAAGCTCACCATGGAGCAGCTCATCACCGAGTTCCCCAGCCGCGAGTTTCCGGTGACGCTCGTCTGCGCCGGAAACCGCCGCAAAGAGCAGAACATGGTGAAGCAGACCATCGGGTTCAACTGGGGCTCCGCCGGAGTGTCCACCTCCCTGTGGAGAGGCGTTGCTCTGAGCGACGTCCTCCGCCGGTGCGGCGTCTACAGCAAGAGAGGCGGAGCTCTCAACGTGTGCTTCGAAGGCGCGGAGGATCTTCCCGGAGGCGGCGGGTCTAAGTACGGGACGAGCATCAAGAAGGAGATGGCCATGGACCCCGCGAGAGACATTATATTGGCGTACATGCAGAACGGGGAGCTTCTCACGCCGGATCACGGGTTTCCGGTTCGGGTCATTATACCCGGTTTCATCGGTGGGCGGATGGTTAAGTGGTTGAAGCGCATCATCGTCACGCCTCAAGAGTCAGACAATTACTACCACTACAAAGACAACAGAGTCCTCCCTTCTTACGTGGATGCTGAGCTGGCAAATGAagaat CTTGGTGGTACAGGCCGGAGTATATAATCAACGAGCTTAATATAAACTCGGTGATAACGACACCTGGTCACGAGGAGATTTTGCCGATTAATGCATTCACGACTCAGAAGCCTTACACTTTGAAAGGCTATGCTTACTCtg GAGGAGGGAAGAAGGTAACGAGAGTGGAGGTGACTCTAGACGGAGGAGAGACGTGGAGCGTGTGTGAGCTTGACCATCAAGAGAAGCCGAACAAGTATGGCAAGTTCTGGTGCTGGTGTTTCTGGTCACTTGACGTTGAGGTTCTTGATCTGCTTAGTGCCAAAGAGTTAGCTGTTCGAGCCTGGGACGAGTCTTTGAACACCCAGCCTGAAAAACTCATCTGGAACCTCATG GGGATGATGAACAACTGCTGGTTCAGGATCAAAACCAACGTGTGCAAGCCTCACAGAGGAGAGATAGGTATCGTTTTCGAACACCCGACCCGACCCGGAAACCAATCGGGCGGGTGGATGGCAAAGGAACGTCAGATCGAGAAATCCTCCGAGTCACACCCTACTTTGAAAAAATCAGTTTCAACACCTTTCATGAACACTGCCTCAAAGATGTACTCAATGTCCGAAGTCAGGAAACACAACTCAGCTGAGTCTGCATGGATCATCGTCCACGGTCACATCTACGACTGCACGCGTTTCTTGAAAGACCACCCCGGTGGCTCGGACTCTATCCTCATCAACGCTGGTACTGATTGCACCGAAGAGTTCGAAGCTATTCATTCAGACAAAGCCAAGAAGCTTCTAGAAGATTACCGTATCGGTGAGCTCATCACGACGGGGTACGACTCTTCACCTAACGTCTCGGTCCACGGTGGCTCGAGTGTAATGTCTTTGTTAGCTCCTATCAGAGAGCTAGCTCCTGCTAAGAACATAGCTTTGGTCAACCCACGTGAGAAAGTCCCGGTGAAACTCATCGAGAAGACTTCGATCTCCCACGACGTGCGTAGGTTCCGTTTCGCGTTACCGTCTGAAGATCAGCAGCTTGGTCTACCCGTCGGGAAACACATCTTCCTCTGCGCCACTATTAACGACAAGCTTTGTCTTAGAGCCTATACTCCGACCAGCACGGTCGACGCGGTCGGATACATCGACCTAGTCATCAAGGTTTACTTCAAGAACGTCCATCCAAGATTCCCCAACGGAGGGCTCATGTCGCAGCACCTAGACTCGTTACCGATCGGTGCGGTTTTGGACATCAAAGGTCCGTTAGGACATATTGAGTACCAAGGCAGAGGTAAATTCATGGTCAGCGGTAAACCAAAGTTTGCTAATAAACTAGCCATGCTTGCTGGAGGAACCGGTATAACTCCAATCTACCAAGTCATTCAATCGATACTAAGTGACCCGGAGGACGAAACCGAGATGTTTGTGGTTTACGCGAACCGAACCGAGGATGATATACTTGTGAGAGAAGAGCTAGAAGGATGGGCTAGTAAGTTTCCGGACAGGCTAAAGATTTGGTACGTTGTTGAGATTGCTAAAGAAGGTTGGGAGTACAGCACAGGGTTTATCACCGAGGCTGTGCTTAGAGAACATGTCCCTGAAGGATTAGAAGGCGAGTCTCTGGCCTTGGCATGTGGACCACCGCCTATGATTCAGTTTGCGTTGCAGCCTAATCTTGAGAAGATGGGTTATGATATTAAGGAAGATCTCTTGATCTTCTAA
- the LOC125576204 gene encoding uncharacterized protein LOC125576204 — MGDDNPRIMHGVIITVYVDRRTTPVRSFRVRRRNECTWNREIGRARGYDRRANLLAYIRQMRAESLARDSKDEDDVVENNIKPERKKKRRWLRKMMSKLRLPFLRPFRRKNRTWKYRHFAPDEEEEGEAKNKPYRSDLWKKLKHVVGGLSRGCIRSRRNARR; from the exons ATGGGAGATGATAATCCAAGGATCATGCACGGTGTGATCATCACCGTCTACGTTGATCGTCGAACGACCCCCGTCCGATCGTTTCGAGTTAGACGGAGAAATGAATGTACGTGGAATCGTGAGATTGGAAGGGCGCGTGGGTATGACCGGAGAGCGAATTTGCTAGCGTATATTCGACAGATGAGAGCTGAAAGTCTTGCCAGAGATTCGAAAGATGAAGACGACGTCGTCGAGAATAACATCAAACCTGAGCGGAAG aaGAAACGAAGGTGGCTAAGAAAAATGATGAGTAAGCTCCGGTTACCGTTTCTCCGGCCGTTTCGTCGAAAAAATAGGACGTGGAAGTATCGACATTTTGCaccagatgaagaagaagagggagaAGCAAAGAATAAACCTTACCGTTCAGATCTTTGG AAAAAGCTTAAACATGTAGTCGGAGGGTTATCACGCGGCTGCATACGAAGTAGAAGAAACGCACGAAGGTGA
- the LOC125576386 gene encoding uncharacterized protein LOC125576386, whose product MGKIKKVNRKARIAAAPYPPPLSCCKKEWAGPTCPVCLESPHNAVLLLCSSYHKGCRPYMCATSSRFANCLDQYKKSYGSEDSEQPQLLCPLCRGQVKGWTIVEDARVHFNSKRRTCMQNSCSFVGNFKKLKKHMKEKHPDACPRAIDPALESKWKRLERERDIRDVISTIMSSIPGAVVLGDYVIEPRNGGVYDDEDDEEDYSSDDDMGNNGVLNLDSWQGQGHHIRFIDMDASDFASSSRSHASPSSLLLPRNQRGGNRDR is encoded by the coding sequence ATGGGGAAAATCAAGAAAGTAAATCGTAAGGCTCGCATTGCTGCTGCTCCTTACCCACCACCACTGTCGTGTTGCAAGAAAGAATGGGCAGGCCCAACCTGCCCAGTATGTTTGGAGTCTCCACACAACGCTGTTCTTCTCTTGTGCTCCTCCTATCACAAAGGATGCCGTCCATACATGTGCGCAACGAGCAGCCGTTTCGCCAACTGTCTCGACCAGTATAAGAAGTCATACGGTAGTGAAGACTCAGAACAGCCTCAGCTTCTCTGTCCGCTCTGCAGAGGTCAGGTGAAAGGCTGGACTATTGTGGAAGACGCTCGGGTGCATTTTAACTCCAAGAGAAGGACTTGTATGCAGAACAGCTGCTCCTTTGTGGGGAACTTCAAAAAGCTCAAGAAACACATGAAGGAGAAACACCCAGACGCTTGCCCCAGGGCCATTGATCCAGCTCTTGAAAGTAAATGGAAGCGGCTTGAGAGGGAGAGAGACATAAGAGACGTGATAAGCACGATAATGTCGTCGATCCCTGGTGCTGTTGTGTTGGGAGATTATGTCATAGAGCCGCGTAATGGAGGTGtttatgatgatgaagatgacgaAGAAGATTACAGCTCAGATGATGATATGGGCAACAACGGTGTATTGAATCTAGATTCATGGCAAGGACAAGGCCATCACATTCGGTTTATAGATATGGATGCAAGCGACTTCGCATCGTCTTCTCGATCTCATGCTTCTCCAAGCAGTTTGCTCTTACCAAGGAACCAGAGAGGCGGCAATAGAGATCGGTAA